One Oncorhynchus clarkii lewisi isolate Uvic-CL-2024 chromosome 31, UVic_Ocla_1.0, whole genome shotgun sequence DNA segment encodes these proteins:
- the LOC139390501 gene encoding ras-related protein Rab-6A-like isoform X1, with protein MSTTTGGGEFGNPLRKFKLVFLGEQSVGKTSLITRFMYDSFDNTYQATIGIDFLSKTMYLEDRTIRLQLWDTAGQERFRSLIPSYIRDSAAAVVVYDIANLNSFQQTSKWIDDVRTERGSDVIIMLVGNKTDLADKRQVSVETAERKARELNVMYIETSAKAGYNVKQLFRRVAAALPGMDSTPEKSKEDMIDIKLEKPPEMAVTESSCSC; from the exons ATGTCGACCACGACCGGCGGTGGAGAGTTTGGCAACCCCCTGCGGAAATTCAAGCTCGTATTCTTAGGCGAACAAAGTG TGGGAAAGACATCGCTTATCACCAGGTTTATGTATGACAGCTTTGACAACACCTATCAG GCAACAATTGGCATAGACTTTTTATCGAAAACGATGTATCTGGAAGATCGTACG ATTCGGCTCCAGCTGTGGGATACAGCCGGGCAGGAGCGGTTCCGCAGTCTCATCCCCAGCTACATCAGAGACTCAGCCGCTGCTGTGGTGGTTTATGACATAGCAA ACCTCAATTCATTCCAACAAACCTCTAAGTGGATTGATGatgtcagaacagagagaggaagtgatgtCATTATCATGCTTGTGGGAAACAAAACAGACCTGGCTGATAAAAg ACAAGTGTCTGTAGAGACTGCAGAAAGGAAAGCTCGTGAACTCAATGTGATGTACATAGAGACCAGTGCCAAGGCTGGCTATAACGTCAAACAG CTGTTTCGCCGTGTTGCTGCAGCCCTACCTGGGATGGATAGCACACCAGAGAAGAGCAAAGAGGACA TGATCGATATCAAACTGGAGAAGCCGCCGGAGATGGCTGTGACAGAGAGCAGCTGCTCCTGCTAG
- the LOC139390501 gene encoding ras-related protein Rab-6A-like isoform X2: protein MSTTTGGGEFGNPLRKFKLVFLGEQSVGKTSLITRFMYDSFDNTYQATIGIDFLSKTMYLEDRTVRLQLWDTAGQERFRSLIPSYIRDSTIAVVVYDITNLNSFQQTSKWIDDVRTERGSDVIIMLVGNKTDLADKRQVSVETAERKARELNVMYIETSAKAGYNVKQLFRRVAAALPGMDSTPEKSKEDMIDIKLEKPPEMAVTESSCSC from the exons ATGTCGACCACGACCGGCGGTGGAGAGTTTGGCAACCCCCTGCGGAAATTCAAGCTCGTATTCTTAGGCGAACAAAGTG TGGGAAAGACATCGCTTATCACCAGGTTTATGTATGACAGCTTTGACAACACCTATCAG GCAACAATTGGCATAGACTTTTTATCGAAAACGATGTATCTGGAAGATCGTACG GTCCGACTCCAGCTCTGGGACACTGCTGGACAGGAGCGTTTCCGTAGTCTCATTCCCAGCTACATCCGCGACTCCACCATCGCTGTGGTGGTTTATGACATCACCA ACCTCAATTCATTCCAACAAACCTCTAAGTGGATTGATGatgtcagaacagagagaggaagtgatgtCATTATCATGCTTGTGGGAAACAAAACAGACCTGGCTGATAAAAg ACAAGTGTCTGTAGAGACTGCAGAAAGGAAAGCTCGTGAACTCAATGTGATGTACATAGAGACCAGTGCCAAGGCTGGCTATAACGTCAAACAG CTGTTTCGCCGTGTTGCTGCAGCCCTACCTGGGATGGATAGCACACCAGAGAAGAGCAAAGAGGACA TGATCGATATCAAACTGGAGAAGCCGCCGGAGATGGCTGTGACAGAGAGCAGCTGCTCCTGCTAG
- the LOC139390501 gene encoding ras-related protein Rab-6A-like isoform X3 yields the protein MSTTTGGGEFGNPLRKFKLVFLGEQSVGKTSLITRFMYDSFDNTYQATIGIDFLSKTMYLEDRTIRLQLWDTAGQERFRSLIPSYIRDSAAAVVVYDIANLNSFQQTSKWIDDVRTERGSDVIIMLVGNKTDLADKRQITTEEGEQRAKELNVMFIETSAKTGYNVKQLFRRVAAALPGMDSTPEKSKEDMIDIKLEKPPEMAVTESSCSC from the exons ATGTCGACCACGACCGGCGGTGGAGAGTTTGGCAACCCCCTGCGGAAATTCAAGCTCGTATTCTTAGGCGAACAAAGTG TGGGAAAGACATCGCTTATCACCAGGTTTATGTATGACAGCTTTGACAACACCTATCAG GCAACAATTGGCATAGACTTTTTATCGAAAACGATGTATCTGGAAGATCGTACG ATTCGGCTCCAGCTGTGGGATACAGCCGGGCAGGAGCGGTTCCGCAGTCTCATCCCCAGCTACATCAGAGACTCAGCCGCTGCTGTGGTGGTTTATGACATAGCAA ACCTCAATTCATTCCAACAAACCTCTAAGTGGATTGATGatgtcagaacagagagaggaagtgatgtCATTATCATGCTTGTGGGAAACAAAACAGACCTGGCTGATAAAAg ACAGATCACCACGGAAGAGGGCGAGCAGAGAGCTAAGGAACTGAATGTCATGTTCATTGAAACCAGCGCAAAGACTGGCTACAATGTCAAACAG CTGTTTCGCCGTGTTGCTGCAGCCCTACCTGGGATGGATAGCACACCAGAGAAGAGCAAAGAGGACA TGATCGATATCAAACTGGAGAAGCCGCCGGAGATGGCTGTGACAGAGAGCAGCTGCTCCTGCTAG
- the LOC139390501 gene encoding ras-related protein Rab-6B-like isoform X4, protein MSTTTGGGEFGNPLRKFKLVFLGEQSVGKTSLITRFMYDSFDNTYQATIGIDFLSKTMYLEDRTVRLQLWDTAGQERFRSLIPSYIRDSTIAVVVYDITNLNSFQQTSKWIDDVRTERGSDVIIMLVGNKTDLADKRQITTEEGEQRAKELNVMFIETSAKTGYNVKQLFRRVAAALPGMDSTPEKSKEDMIDIKLEKPPEMAVTESSCSC, encoded by the exons ATGTCGACCACGACCGGCGGTGGAGAGTTTGGCAACCCCCTGCGGAAATTCAAGCTCGTATTCTTAGGCGAACAAAGTG TGGGAAAGACATCGCTTATCACCAGGTTTATGTATGACAGCTTTGACAACACCTATCAG GCAACAATTGGCATAGACTTTTTATCGAAAACGATGTATCTGGAAGATCGTACG GTCCGACTCCAGCTCTGGGACACTGCTGGACAGGAGCGTTTCCGTAGTCTCATTCCCAGCTACATCCGCGACTCCACCATCGCTGTGGTGGTTTATGACATCACCA ACCTCAATTCATTCCAACAAACCTCTAAGTGGATTGATGatgtcagaacagagagaggaagtgatgtCATTATCATGCTTGTGGGAAACAAAACAGACCTGGCTGATAAAAg ACAGATCACCACGGAAGAGGGCGAGCAGAGAGCTAAGGAACTGAATGTCATGTTCATTGAAACCAGCGCAAAGACTGGCTACAATGTCAAACAG CTGTTTCGCCGTGTTGCTGCAGCCCTACCTGGGATGGATAGCACACCAGAGAAGAGCAAAGAGGACA TGATCGATATCAAACTGGAGAAGCCGCCGGAGATGGCTGTGACAGAGAGCAGCTGCTCCTGCTAG